One window of Botrimarina mediterranea genomic DNA carries:
- a CDS encoding endonuclease/exonuclease/phosphatase family protein, giving the protein MIDKLLLWSAPATLGLLVLVTLLPLVPAGAWWVRVWDFPRLQIVFLLLLPLGLTVGHALRNPFHSQHAAMLVVIAAVAAWQLTHVAPFTPLWRHEVPDATDDAATTFKLLTANIDYKNRRYDDVLAMFLEEDPDLLLVVEVDKKWATALTPLDERYPHRAGVVRDKGLGIVLWSRLPLNDPEVRHLVSDERASIFATVELSDGAPLRFVGIHPTPPGLRESHAERKHAEEDGDDDDDRHDSRVRDAELVLVAREARRDHEPRWIVTGDFNDVAWSHTTRLFQDLSALKDPRRGRALMNTYPIKWPPCRFPIDHVFVSDGLHLASMNRVMTPGSDHFAIQATFALAERDHTAPDASAEDHEEAEELVDEGKEDAAERESVAPE; this is encoded by the coding sequence ATGATCGATAAGTTGCTCCTCTGGTCGGCGCCGGCGACGCTGGGGTTGCTCGTGCTGGTGACCCTCCTGCCGCTCGTTCCTGCCGGCGCCTGGTGGGTGCGGGTCTGGGACTTCCCCCGTCTGCAGATCGTGTTCCTGCTGCTCTTGCCGTTGGGGCTCACGGTAGGGCACGCGCTGCGGAATCCTTTCCACTCGCAGCACGCCGCGATGCTGGTCGTGATCGCCGCGGTCGCCGCTTGGCAGTTGACCCACGTCGCGCCCTTCACGCCGCTGTGGCGCCACGAGGTCCCCGACGCCACCGATGACGCCGCCACGACGTTCAAGCTGCTGACCGCCAACATCGATTACAAGAACCGCCGGTACGACGACGTCTTGGCGATGTTCCTCGAGGAAGACCCCGACCTGCTGCTGGTCGTCGAAGTCGATAAGAAGTGGGCCACAGCGCTGACGCCGCTCGACGAGCGTTACCCGCACCGCGCCGGCGTGGTTCGCGACAAGGGGTTGGGGATCGTGCTCTGGTCGCGTCTCCCGCTGAACGACCCAGAAGTCCGCCATTTGGTGAGCGACGAACGCGCGTCGATCTTCGCGACCGTTGAACTCTCCGACGGCGCGCCGCTCCGCTTCGTCGGCATCCACCCCACCCCCCCCGGCCTCCGCGAAAGCCACGCCGAGCGGAAGCACGCCGAGGAAGATGGCGATGACGACGATGACCGGCACGACAGCCGCGTCCGCGACGCCGAGCTGGTGCTCGTCGCCCGTGAGGCCCGGCGGGATCACGAGCCGCGTTGGATCGTCACCGGCGACTTCAACGACGTCGCCTGGTCGCACACGACGCGGCTCTTCCAAGACCTCAGCGCCCTCAAGGACCCGCGGCGTGGGCGGGCCCTGATGAACACGTACCCCATCAAGTGGCCCCCGTGCCGATTTCCGATCGACCACGTCTTCGTGTCGGACGGCCTACACCTGGCGTCAATGAACCGGGTGATGACGCCGGGCTCCGATCACTTCGCGATCCAGGCGACGTTCGCGCTGGCGGAGCGGGACCACACCGCGCCCGACGCGTCGGCCGAGGACCACGAAGAGGCCGAGGAACTCGTCGACGAGGGGAAGGAGGACGCCGCGGAGCGCGAGTCGGTGGCGCCCGAATAA
- a CDS encoding class I SAM-dependent methyltransferase, translating to MPSDRDKTLAAFGEKQAASYDDRFAKASAMRDAMHLVTRLALGELSDDARVLCVGAGTGLEIAYLAAAFPRRRFTAVEPAPAMLTLCRQRADREGFADRCEFHEGFLESLPEGEPYDAATCLLVSHFLERPERSEFFAEVARRLQPGATLVNADLASGVGTPRHARLMAVWRRMWLLCDTPVEQVDQMLTEFEKKVPLLPPAEVVELVCSAGFESPTPILQTLLIHGWSFTRSS from the coding sequence ATGCCCTCGGACCGCGACAAGACGCTCGCCGCGTTTGGTGAGAAGCAGGCGGCGTCTTACGACGACCGCTTCGCGAAGGCCTCGGCGATGCGCGATGCGATGCACCTCGTGACCCGGCTCGCGCTGGGCGAGCTGTCTGATGACGCGCGGGTGCTCTGCGTCGGCGCGGGGACGGGCCTGGAGATCGCTTACCTGGCGGCGGCCTTCCCACGCCGGCGATTCACGGCCGTCGAACCGGCGCCGGCGATGCTCACGCTGTGCCGTCAGCGCGCCGACCGCGAAGGCTTCGCCGATCGCTGCGAGTTCCACGAGGGTTTTCTCGAATCGCTACCCGAGGGCGAGCCCTACGACGCGGCGACGTGTTTGCTAGTATCGCACTTCCTCGAGCGGCCCGAGCGAAGCGAGTTCTTCGCGGAGGTCGCGCGACGGCTCCAACCGGGCGCGACGCTCGTGAACGCCGACCTGGCGTCGGGCGTCGGGACGCCCAGGCACGCGCGGCTGATGGCGGTCTGGCGCCGCATGTGGCTGCTGTGCGACACGCCGGTCGAACAGGTCGACCAGATGCTCACCGAATTTGAGAAGAAGGTGCCGCTGCTGCCGCCGGCGGAAGTCGTGGAGCTCGTTTGCTCCGCAGGCTTTGAATCGCCGACGCCGATCTTACAGACGCTACTGATCCACGGCTGGAGCTTTACGCGCTCAAGCTAG
- a CDS encoding alpha-L-fucosidase translates to MKRNLFAVVVLAFFSLSAGAADSIPSTLEPTVIVSTEAEPMARGPFAPSWQSLEAYEVPEWFRDAKFGIWAHWGPQCEPERGDWYARHMYIPGHWQYDDHLRQYGHPSEHGFKDVIHAWQAERWDPSDLVRLYKRAGAEYFFAMANHHDNLDLWDSKHHEWNSVRVGPKKDLVGGWAEAARAEGLRFGVSVHAAHAWSWYEPAQGADREGDRAGVPYDGRLTKADGKGKWWEGLDPQLLYAQRHEPAKDFMNSGSIHARWNWSNGITPPDQAYCQAFYDRTIDLINQADPDLVYFDDTALPLWPVSDAGLKIAAHHYNRRATGDGAKTDAVLFGKILDAQQRRCMVWDIERGQSSRIEPEPWQTDTCIGGWHYDRGVYDRKGYKSAATVVRTLIDVVSKNGSLLLNVPVRGDGTIDERERAIVEEIAGWMATNREAIIATRPWKVCGEGPQLEDAPPLTAQGFNEGKGKPFTADDIRYTQRDGVVYAFVMARPEGRVTFQSLTKNAGHFEGEIAKVEQLGHGEVAWATTDSGVEITPAIAGLAADHPVVFRLTPME, encoded by the coding sequence ATGAAACGCAATCTCTTCGCTGTCGTTGTGCTGGCGTTCTTCTCGCTGAGCGCCGGCGCAGCCGACTCGATCCCCAGCACACTCGAGCCGACGGTCATCGTTTCGACCGAGGCGGAGCCGATGGCGCGCGGGCCGTTCGCGCCGTCTTGGCAATCGCTCGAGGCGTACGAGGTTCCCGAGTGGTTTAGGGACGCCAAGTTTGGCATCTGGGCCCACTGGGGCCCGCAGTGCGAGCCCGAGCGCGGGGACTGGTATGCGCGGCACATGTATATCCCGGGCCACTGGCAATACGACGACCACCTGCGTCAGTACGGCCATCCGAGCGAGCACGGCTTCAAAGACGTGATCCACGCCTGGCAAGCCGAGCGGTGGGACCCGAGCGACCTGGTGCGTCTCTACAAGCGGGCCGGCGCGGAGTACTTCTTCGCGATGGCCAACCATCACGACAACCTCGACCTCTGGGACAGTAAGCATCACGAGTGGAACAGCGTCCGCGTCGGACCGAAGAAGGATTTGGTCGGCGGGTGGGCCGAGGCCGCGCGGGCCGAGGGGCTGCGGTTCGGCGTGAGCGTTCACGCGGCGCATGCCTGGTCGTGGTACGAGCCTGCGCAGGGGGCGGACCGTGAAGGCGACCGCGCGGGCGTGCCGTACGACGGCCGACTGACGAAGGCCGACGGCAAGGGGAAGTGGTGGGAAGGACTCGACCCGCAGCTGCTCTACGCCCAGCGTCACGAGCCCGCCAAGGACTTCATGAACTCTGGTTCGATTCACGCGCGTTGGAACTGGAGCAACGGGATCACACCACCGGACCAGGCGTATTGCCAAGCGTTCTACGACCGCACGATCGACCTCATCAACCAAGCCGACCCCGACCTCGTCTACTTCGACGACACGGCGCTGCCGCTATGGCCGGTGAGTGACGCGGGCCTCAAAATCGCCGCCCATCATTACAACCGTCGGGCGACCGGAGACGGCGCCAAGACCGACGCGGTGCTGTTCGGCAAGATCCTCGACGCGCAGCAGCGGCGCTGCATGGTTTGGGACATCGAGCGCGGGCAGAGCAGCCGCATCGAGCCCGAGCCGTGGCAAACGGACACCTGCATCGGCGGCTGGCACTACGACCGCGGCGTCTACGATCGCAAAGGCTACAAGTCGGCGGCGACGGTGGTGCGGACGCTCATCGACGTGGTGAGCAAGAACGGCTCACTGCTGCTCAATGTGCCCGTGCGCGGCGACGGCACGATCGATGAACGCGAACGCGCGATCGTCGAAGAGATCGCCGGCTGGATGGCGACCAATCGTGAGGCGATCATCGCCACGCGCCCGTGGAAGGTCTGCGGCGAGGGCCCGCAGCTCGAGGACGCCCCGCCGCTCACCGCACAGGGATTCAATGAAGGGAAGGGCAAGCCCTTCACCGCCGACGACATCCGCTACACGCAACGCGACGGCGTCGTCTACGCGTTCGTGATGGCGCGGCCGGAGGGCAGGGTGACGTTCCAGTCGCTGACCAAGAACGCCGGGCACTTCGAAGGGGAGATCGCCAAGGTCGAGCAGCTCGGCCACGGCGAGGTGGCGTGGGCGACGACCGACAGCGGCGTCGAGATCACGCCCGCCATTGCGGGCCTCGCCGCGGACCACCCCGTCGTCTTCCGCCTAACCCCCATGGAGTGA
- a CDS encoding Rne/Rng family ribonuclease: MKTEMLINVSQPEECRIAVVEHGVLEELYTERASQDNYVGNIYKGRIVNLEPSIQAAFVDFGVGRNGFLHISDVEAQYFRQGGYDPDMPIERDGSQPGARGDAYGAEFESDEDADGDDEANDEESAEDEGEGGATTKTKARSQRRRPTGARPRVKPPIEEIFRRGDEVIVQVIKEGIGTKGPTLSTYISIPGRYLVLMPALGRIGVSRKIEDEDARKRLRAILRELNPPKGLGFIVRTAGTDRTKRDLSRDLAYLLRLWKMIVKRINTQEGPGDIYKESDIVIRTIRDIFSGDIDAIHIDEPEAFERARDFLKVVMPRYVDRLQYYMGNEPLFSKHKIDEEISRINDRHVPLKGGGSLVIDQTEALVAIDVNSGSFRSGGGAEESAFALNQIAAKEIARQLRLRDLGGVIVNDFIDMRRERYRRTVERTLKDAMKRDRARTKVLRTSPFGLIEMTRQRIRPSLKRSVYRECPACAGTGLVKSAESMAIDVLRRMMRIAHNERVARVTVTVEEAVATYLNNRKRRELAKLEDDGACQVVILGKEGVSPEHVHFACEDDTGREVRIDG, translated from the coding sequence ATGAAGACAGAGATGCTGATCAACGTCTCGCAACCGGAAGAGTGCCGGATTGCGGTCGTTGAGCATGGCGTGCTCGAAGAGCTCTACACCGAGCGCGCCAGCCAAGACAATTACGTCGGCAACATCTACAAGGGCCGGATCGTCAACCTTGAGCCGAGCATCCAGGCGGCGTTCGTCGATTTCGGCGTCGGCCGCAACGGCTTCCTGCACATCAGCGACGTCGAGGCCCAGTACTTCCGCCAGGGCGGCTACGACCCGGACATGCCGATCGAGCGTGACGGCTCGCAGCCCGGCGCGCGCGGCGACGCTTACGGCGCGGAGTTCGAGTCGGACGAAGACGCCGACGGTGACGACGAGGCCAACGACGAGGAATCGGCCGAGGACGAAGGCGAAGGGGGCGCCACCACGAAGACGAAGGCCCGCTCGCAGCGCCGCCGCCCCACCGGCGCGCGGCCGCGCGTGAAGCCGCCGATCGAAGAGATTTTCCGCCGCGGCGATGAGGTGATCGTCCAGGTCATCAAGGAAGGCATTGGCACCAAGGGCCCGACGCTCTCGACCTACATCAGCATCCCCGGTCGTTACCTCGTGTTGATGCCGGCGCTGGGACGCATCGGCGTGTCGCGCAAGATCGAGGACGAGGACGCCCGCAAGCGGCTCCGCGCGATCCTCCGCGAGCTGAACCCGCCCAAGGGCCTGGGCTTTATTGTCCGCACGGCCGGCACCGACCGCACGAAGCGCGACCTGTCGCGCGACCTCGCGTACTTGCTCCGCCTGTGGAAGATGATCGTCAAGCGGATCAATACGCAGGAAGGCCCCGGCGACATCTACAAAGAGTCCGACATCGTGATCCGCACGATCCGCGACATTTTCTCCGGCGACATCGACGCGATTCACATCGACGAACCCGAGGCGTTCGAGCGCGCGCGAGACTTCCTCAAGGTCGTGATGCCACGCTACGTCGACCGTTTGCAGTACTACATGGGCAATGAGCCGCTCTTCTCCAAGCACAAGATCGACGAGGAGATCTCGCGGATCAACGATCGGCATGTCCCGCTCAAGGGCGGCGGCTCGCTCGTGATCGATCAGACCGAGGCCCTCGTCGCCATCGACGTCAACAGTGGCAGCTTCCGCTCCGGCGGCGGCGCCGAGGAGTCGGCCTTCGCGCTCAACCAGATCGCCGCCAAGGAGATCGCCCGGCAACTACGACTGCGCGACTTGGGTGGCGTGATCGTCAACGACTTCATCGACATGCGCCGCGAGCGCTACCGCCGCACCGTCGAGCGGACGCTCAAGGACGCGATGAAGCGTGACCGCGCCCGCACCAAGGTGCTACGCACGAGCCCCTTCGGCCTCATCGAGATGACGCGGCAGCGCATCCGGCCAAGCCTCAAGCGCAGCGTCTACCGCGAGTGCCCGGCTTGTGCGGGGACGGGCCTCGTGAAGTCGGCCGAGTCGATGGCGATCGATGTGCTGCGGCGGATGATGCGGATCGCCCATAACGAACGCGTCGCCCGGGTGACGGTGACCGTCGAAGAGGCGGTCGCTACGTACCTCAACAACCGCAAGCGTCGTGAGCTGGCGAAGCTCGAGGACGATGGCGCTTGCCAAGTCGTGATCCTCGGCAAGGAGGGCGTCTCGCCCGAGCACGTCCACTTCGCTTGCGAAGACGACACGGGCCGCGAGGTGCGTATCGACGGCTGA
- the ptsP gene encoding phosphoenolpyruvate--protein phosphotransferase, translated as MIRLQGIAVSPGVAIGEALVVDNEGFRIPRRFLPRDAIEREILRLAKAIDETTAEINESRRRISERLGDDYGSIFSAHAQMVNDRKLRGELEELIRDRHYSAEYSVSRVLRRYAKVFQSLEGAYMAERANDIFDIEKRLLRRLLGEKREELAQVSSEVLVLARNLTPSETAAMKPEFIRGFATETGGPGSHTAIVAEGLGIPAVVGTGAFLSDVSGGETVIIDGDEGLVILRPDEETVARYRHEVAEQKTLAAKLDELSDKPCETLDGERIQLLGNIEFPAETKLCMQRGVDGIGLYRTEFLFLTGDSIPTEEQHYAAYREVAEAMEGRPVVMRTLDLGADKLPLFPAPDDERNPFLGLRSIRLALKHVDIFRMQLRAILRASAVGDVRVMFPLVSNVIELRRARMVLADAMEDLEEEGVEFDRHIKVGMMVEVPAAVVMMDHFVHEVDFFSIGTNDLVQYTLAVDRSNKDVASLYTSADPSVIRLVKMAVDAAGAGGKPISLCGQMSGAPLYTMLLLGLGLRSLSVTPSAAPEVKRVVRSTTIDHCKNVAARVLSLESARDIKTYLREELSKLLPDQPV; from the coding sequence ATGATTCGGCTGCAAGGCATCGCCGTATCGCCAGGCGTCGCCATCGGCGAAGCGCTGGTTGTCGACAACGAGGGATTCCGCATCCCCCGGCGGTTCTTGCCGCGCGACGCCATCGAGCGTGAGATCCTGCGGCTCGCCAAGGCGATCGACGAGACCACCGCCGAGATCAACGAGAGCCGCCGACGCATCTCCGAGCGGCTCGGCGACGACTACGGGTCGATCTTCTCCGCCCACGCCCAGATGGTGAACGACCGCAAGCTCCGCGGCGAGCTTGAGGAGCTAATCCGCGACCGCCACTACTCGGCCGAATATTCAGTCAGCCGCGTGCTGCGGCGTTACGCGAAGGTCTTCCAGTCGCTCGAAGGCGCCTACATGGCGGAGCGGGCGAACGACATCTTCGACATCGAGAAGCGGCTCCTCCGCCGCCTGCTCGGCGAGAAACGTGAAGAGCTGGCGCAGGTGTCCTCCGAGGTTCTCGTCCTCGCGCGCAACCTGACTCCTAGCGAAACGGCGGCGATGAAGCCGGAGTTCATCCGCGGCTTCGCCACCGAAACCGGCGGCCCGGGGAGCCATACCGCGATCGTCGCCGAGGGGCTCGGCATCCCGGCGGTGGTCGGCACCGGCGCGTTCTTGTCGGACGTGTCGGGCGGTGAGACCGTCATTATCGACGGCGACGAGGGCCTCGTCATTCTTCGTCCCGACGAGGAGACGGTCGCCCGCTACCGTCACGAGGTCGCCGAGCAGAAGACCCTCGCCGCGAAGCTCGACGAGCTCTCGGACAAGCCGTGCGAGACGCTCGACGGCGAGCGCATCCAGCTGTTGGGGAACATCGAGTTCCCCGCCGAAACGAAACTCTGCATGCAGCGCGGCGTCGATGGCATCGGCCTGTATCGGACGGAGTTCCTGTTCCTCACCGGCGATTCGATCCCGACCGAGGAGCAGCACTACGCCGCCTACCGCGAAGTCGCCGAGGCGATGGAGGGGCGGCCGGTCGTGATGCGCACGCTCGACCTCGGCGCCGACAAGCTGCCGCTCTTCCCCGCGCCGGACGACGAGCGCAACCCGTTCCTCGGGCTGCGGAGCATCCGCCTGGCGCTGAAGCACGTGGACATCTTCCGCATGCAACTGCGGGCCATCCTCCGCGCGAGCGCCGTTGGCGACGTGCGGGTGATGTTCCCGCTGGTGAGCAACGTCATCGAGCTACGCCGCGCGCGGATGGTGCTCGCCGACGCGATGGAGGACCTTGAGGAAGAGGGCGTCGAGTTCGACCGCCACATCAAGGTCGGCATGATGGTCGAGGTCCCCGCCGCGGTGGTGATGATGGACCACTTCGTTCACGAGGTGGACTTCTTCAGCATCGGCACCAACGACCTAGTGCAATACACGCTGGCCGTCGACCGCAGCAACAAGGACGTCGCCTCGTTGTACACCAGCGCCGACCCGTCCGTGATCCGCCTCGTGAAGATGGCCGTCGACGCCGCGGGCGCCGGCGGCAAACCGATCAGCCTCTGCGGCCAGATGAGCGGCGCGCCGCTCTACACCATGCTGCTGCTGGGGCTTGGCCTGCGTTCCCTCAGCGTGACGCCCTCGGCGGCGCCGGAAGTAAAACGAGTCGTCCGCAGCACCACGATCGATCATTGCAAGAATGTCGCCGCGCGCGTCCTCTCCTTGGAGAGCGCCCGCGACATCAAGACTTACCTCCGGGAAGAGCTGTCGAAGCTCTTGCCAGACCAACCTGTTTGA
- a CDS encoding HPr family phosphocarrier protein — translation MPQEEQPVATRRVVVREPNGLHMRPAETVARTAMRFDATITLMQGDHRVDAKSIFDLITLAAEEGSELDLRAEGPDAEAAAETLATLFKNKFETPPSPGGEPPAK, via the coding sequence ATGCCACAAGAGGAGCAACCCGTTGCCACGCGGCGCGTCGTCGTCCGCGAACCCAACGGTTTGCACATGCGACCGGCGGAGACCGTCGCCCGTACCGCGATGCGGTTCGACGCGACGATCACGCTGATGCAAGGAGACCATCGGGTCGACGCCAAAAGCATCTTCGACCTGATCACTTTGGCTGCCGAGGAAGGATCGGAGCTCGACCTCCGGGCGGAGGGCCCCGACGCCGAGGCAGCCGCAGAGACGCTAGCGACGCTTTTCAAGAACAAGTTTGAGACCCCGCCCAGCCCGGGCGGCGAGCCGCCGGCGAAGTGA
- a CDS encoding PTS sugar transporter subunit IIA, translated as MDFADFISKKAIRPQLEATDKEGAIREMVKALLDAGEIAADQFDGIVQKVLDREELGSTGIGRGVAVPHTKHPSVEKLCGAVAVSEAGVEFASLDGDPVHLLFLLVSPPDRPGDHLRALENVSRRLRDDQFCRFLRQSKTADDIWQLLEEADNNQFGA; from the coding sequence ATGGACTTTGCCGACTTCATCAGCAAGAAAGCGATCCGCCCTCAGCTCGAGGCGACGGACAAAGAGGGCGCCATCCGTGAGATGGTCAAAGCGCTCCTCGACGCGGGCGAGATCGCCGCGGACCAGTTCGACGGGATCGTGCAAAAAGTGCTCGACCGCGAAGAACTGGGCAGCACCGGCATCGGCCGCGGCGTCGCCGTGCCCCACACCAAGCACCCCAGCGTCGAAAAGCTCTGCGGCGCCGTGGCGGTGAGCGAGGCGGGCGTCGAGTTCGCCAGCCTCGACGGGGACCCGGTCCACCTGCTGTTTCTGCTTGTGTCTCCCCCCGACCGCCCCGGCGACCACCTGCGGGCGCTGGAGAACGTGTCGCGGCGGCTGCGTGACGATCAGTTCTGCCGCTTCCTGCGTCAGAGCAAGACAGCGGACGACATCTGGCAGCTGCTGGAAGAAGCCGACAACAACCAGTTTGGAGCCTAG
- the hpf gene encoding ribosome hibernation-promoting factor, HPF/YfiA family: MQIQVTARHGHLSDESHDRVKAKAEKLLRHFDRLMSIEVVIDLQDSNKPRVDVLVSAEHKHDFVAHDQSMNLMTSVEAAIHKVDQQVRKYKERIIENHRDPEVKRLAPEAAGADTDDDVEN; this comes from the coding sequence GTGCAGATTCAAGTTACGGCCCGCCACGGGCACCTCAGCGACGAGTCTCACGATCGCGTTAAGGCGAAAGCTGAGAAGCTCTTGCGGCATTTCGATCGGTTGATGTCGATCGAGGTGGTCATCGACTTGCAGGATTCGAACAAGCCACGGGTGGATGTGCTGGTCTCGGCCGAGCACAAGCACGACTTCGTGGCGCACGACCAGTCGATGAACCTGATGACCTCGGTCGAGGCGGCGATTCACAAGGTCGATCAGCAGGTCCGCAAGTACAAAGAGCGCATCATCGAGAACCACCGCGACCCCGAGGTCAAGCGACTGGCCCCCGAGGCCGCAGGCGCCGATACCGACGACGACGTGGAAAACTGA
- a CDS encoding TPR end-of-group domain-containing protein codes for MFVLTPLTRHRMQLDGASREAEGYLELGMASQALGSLQRRGKLVHSDAHACYLLGESLRELERHREAIYPLRRSVELDPTPTESWLALGWCYKRSGQLDQAVWSLEQALGRTPGDALLNYNLACYYSLAGRKLEALQRLKRAFDLDRAFRSMVASEPDFAPMQSDPGFRMLLAATA; via the coding sequence ATGTTCGTGCTCACCCCCCTCACCCGCCACCGGATGCAGCTCGACGGCGCCTCGCGCGAGGCGGAGGGGTACCTCGAGCTCGGTATGGCGTCGCAGGCCCTTGGGTCGCTGCAGCGCCGCGGCAAGCTGGTGCATTCCGACGCCCACGCCTGCTACCTACTGGGCGAGTCGCTGCGCGAACTCGAGCGGCACCGCGAGGCGATCTATCCGCTGCGGCGGAGTGTCGAGCTCGACCCGACGCCGACCGAGTCGTGGCTCGCGCTGGGCTGGTGCTACAAGCGGTCGGGCCAACTCGACCAAGCCGTCTGGTCCCTCGAGCAAGCCCTCGGCCGCACGCCCGGCGACGCCCTGCTCAATTACAACCTGGCCTGCTACTACAGCCTCGCCGGGCGCAAGCTCGAAGCGCTGCAACGGCTCAAGCGCGCCTTCGACCTCGACCGCGCGTTCCGCTCGATGGTCGCCAGTGAACCCGATTTCGCGCCGATGCAAAGCGACCCCGGGTTCCGCATGCTACTCGCCGCCACGGCGTAA
- the dprA gene encoding DNA-processing protein DprA, producing the protein MPRPTIDEVLAEVRLTCVRGVGPMLRSRLIEALGSADGVLAAPSSDLQAVRGVGAKLAEAILKAPSVDDAARMLDEAAAHGIRVLTLGDEEYPPGLREIPDPPPVLYCRGSIEPRDQRAVAIVGTRLATRYGLRQTERFARDLAAAGVTVVSGLARGVDGVAHRAALDAGGRTIAALAGGLMKIYPPEHGRLADAVAGCGALVAEAAPPMPPLSGSFPQRNRIISGLSLGVLVVEAAERSGALITARHAAEQGRDAFALPGQVDSPQSMGCHRLIQEGAKLVTAVEDVLEELEAMAQLSMPPAAPSPSRVASAPPKQKTLPAIEWDEPTKTLLDRVGRDATTIDQLIDETGLPIDQVLAGLSRLEAGGAIRRLSGFAVQLK; encoded by the coding sequence ATGCCGCGCCCGACGATCGACGAAGTCCTTGCCGAGGTGCGGCTGACGTGTGTCCGGGGCGTGGGGCCGATGCTTCGCAGCCGGCTCATCGAAGCGCTCGGCTCGGCGGACGGCGTGCTCGCCGCGCCGTCGTCCGACCTCCAAGCGGTGCGCGGCGTGGGGGCCAAGCTCGCCGAGGCGATCCTCAAAGCGCCGTCGGTCGATGACGCCGCGCGGATGCTCGACGAGGCCGCCGCGCACGGCATCCGTGTCCTCACGCTCGGCGACGAAGAGTACCCGCCCGGGCTGCGCGAGATCCCCGACCCGCCGCCGGTGCTCTACTGCCGCGGTTCGATCGAACCGCGGGATCAGCGCGCCGTGGCGATCGTCGGCACACGGCTGGCGACACGCTACGGGCTGCGCCAGACGGAGCGGTTCGCGCGCGACCTCGCCGCGGCGGGCGTGACGGTCGTGAGCGGTCTGGCGCGCGGCGTCGATGGCGTCGCCCACCGCGCGGCGCTCGACGCGGGTGGTCGGACGATCGCGGCGCTGGCCGGCGGGCTGATGAAGATCTATCCGCCCGAGCACGGCCGGCTCGCCGACGCGGTGGCGGGCTGCGGCGCGCTGGTGGCCGAGGCCGCGCCGCCGATGCCGCCGCTGAGTGGATCGTTCCCCCAACGCAACCGGATCATCAGCGGCTTGTCGCTGGGCGTGCTGGTCGTCGAAGCGGCCGAGCGCTCCGGCGCCCTGATCACCGCGCGCCACGCCGCCGAGCAAGGACGCGACGCCTTTGCGCTGCCGGGGCAGGTCGATAGCCCGCAATCAATGGGTTGCCACCGTTTGATTCAAGAAGGCGCAAAACTCGTCACTGCGGTCGAGGACGTGCTCGAAGAGCTCGAAGCGATGGCGCAGCTATCGATGCCGCCAGCGGCGCCATCACCATCCCGCGTCGCGAGCGCGCCGCCGAAGCAGAAGACGCTTCCCGCCATCGAATGGGACGAGCCTACCAAGACGCTGCTCGACAGAGTGGGCCGCGACGCGACGACTATCGATCAGCTTATCGATGAGACGGGGCTACCAATCGATCAGGTGCTAGCAGGGCTGTCGCGACTGGAAGCGGGCGGAGCGATCCGAAGGTTGAGTGGCTTCGCGGTGCAGTTGAAGTAA
- a CDS encoding LuxR C-terminal-related transcriptional regulator, whose protein sequence is MAPTSPAGFDEDADNSHSERVTKPLLDVISCSGADTTLVVTAARLIQADVRTFGSPELWLDQLSRRESDASIEPADVVMFVGSAERLLSQRCLQRGLVAAPDSIITAAITDASFDLTMSIVNHGARGLLVLPGPTERLSQHLKEIVDPAIRCRDHRRAVVRHRRAAATLTAAENDVLEAMLTGMPNKQIALRLSIGLRTVELRRSKIMKKMKAKSLAQLISFICLAQQQDGC, encoded by the coding sequence ATGGCCCCAACGTCCCCAGCCGGCTTCGACGAGGACGCGGACAATTCGCACTCCGAGCGCGTCACGAAGCCCCTCCTCGATGTCATCAGTTGTAGCGGCGCCGACACGACGCTTGTCGTGACCGCGGCGCGTTTAATCCAAGCGGATGTCCGGACGTTCGGTTCGCCCGAGTTGTGGCTTGATCAGCTGTCGCGCCGTGAGAGCGACGCCTCGATCGAGCCCGCCGACGTGGTGATGTTTGTCGGCTCGGCGGAGCGGCTGCTGTCGCAACGGTGCCTCCAACGCGGGTTGGTTGCGGCGCCCGACTCGATCATCACGGCGGCGATCACCGACGCGTCGTTCGATCTGACCATGTCGATCGTCAACCACGGCGCCCGCGGTCTGTTGGTCCTTCCCGGACCGACCGAACGGTTGTCGCAGCACCTCAAGGAGATCGTTGATCCGGCGATCCGCTGCCGCGACCATCGCCGCGCCGTCGTCCGTCACCGCCGCGCCGCCGCGACGCTGACCGCCGCCGAGAACGACGTGCTCGAAGCGATGCTCACCGGCATGCCCAACAAACAGATCGCGCTACGGTTGTCGATCGGCCTACGGACGGTCGAGCTGCGGCGCTCGAAGATTATGAAAAAGATGAAAGCCAAAAGCCTCGCCCAACTCATCAGCTTCATCTGCCTAGCGCAGCAACAAGACGGCTGCTAA